TGGTTGATGTACTTATTGCTGCCTTTTATAAGTAATAATTGACTTCTCTTTTTGTATCCTTTTTGACCAGTAGATTAGAGGTGATACCACCCACTATGATGCTGTGGCTAATTCGGCTGCTTCTGGAGTATTATCAGCTGGCCTGAATTCAGGTGACATATATGgcagaataaaataaaaaattggtgCATTTAAAAGCCACCTCCCATTTTCGGGCATTTTGAGTTCACCGTTTGGGTTTCAATTAAGGTTTTGGTTTGCTTGTTGGATTATATGCTTTGCACTACCAATATagcaaatattttcttttttcggCTGCAAATATTTTCTAGACATCTTTTGACGAGCTCTTCATTTAATAAGAATTAACCTTTAAGAAAAGAATAAGGAGTAAAAACAATACACAATGATTCATGCTTCTTCATCTTTTTTCCGAGTCCCTCACTGAGAGAATTTTTTTCCATCCTTCACTTTGTGGATTCTATATACCCCAATTCCATGTTGCGACAATGAGAGAGTGCTTGGATAGGATATTGCGGTTttggaaaggaaaaaaaatctttggtttgatcattcaGGCTGAGCTGTTGAATAGACTTCCACGCAAAGGGTAttatcatatatctaataattgtTGTAGTCTTGATTGATCGAtttgtatctgtattatattgACTTGCAGGCGTGCCTTGCATATTTGGTGTTTTGACGTGTGATAGCATGGAGCAGGTAAATTGGCGGATAAATTATTTTCATGTTTGTGGGATCTACACGTGTGGAAATAAGAGAAAAAATATGTTCATAAATAATTGCCGTTGTCATTATTTTGCAGGCATTAAACCGAGCCGGTGGTAAGTCAGGAAATAAAGGTGTTGAAGCAGCTTTAACAGCCGTAAGTTGACTACAAATTAACATCTCTGTCCTCCTTTTCACTTTCTGAAGTTGGTCAGTTGATTTCCTTGATTATATTTTCTTGTGGATGATCAAGTCCAGTATTACTCCTTTGACCATTACCATTTTCACATCGAATCAATTCAAAACGGAACAGTTTGTATTGTGTCATTGAAATAAAGTGGATTGTTAACAGTATAAAAGTAAAGAACCGTATAAATCTCAAGGCTTCATGTTCTGTACTAGTTCATGAGGGTTACTATATGTAGCGTGATCTGTCATGAAATTTGATTCAACTTGGGATTTTCGAAAAGTTGTGTAAATATGTTGGTCATCGATTCTTGATTGAGTGGTTTCGATTGGCAGATCGAGATGGCATCTTTATTCGAGCATCATCTCAAGCTTTGACACGAGCATAGCCTGCAGTTCGAAGCTTTGCCGCATTGTGCTTTGCCTTTCGAGACAACCAaaagttgctgtccatttctgcAGTTGTGCTTGATCGTGTATCTCTTGGAAACTAAATTATCCCTCTTCTTGGTTTGAACTTTTGAAATGACTCTTTTATTTTTAGTCTGTCTTGATAACGAAAACAAACTTGTGGATTCTGTTATATACATTCTCTTCTTCACCGACGAAATAAATtgtacttaaaaaaaaaaaaaaaaaaaaaccaaactaCTGTAgaatcatattttaataaattatcatataattgtttttaagtTTATATGATTATTAATTTATCGAGTATTAATACATATGCATAGATAGAGATGTTGgtcaaaataatcaaaacattCTTAGAAGTTATAGATAGAGATGAAAACAAGTCGGGAGCGAAGACAGTTTAGACCAAAGCTAAGAAAGATTACAAGTCCGAGGCAGATTTTGGTATTTAGTCAACCCACCCGTCGATTATATATGTATCTAagagtacatatatatatatatactaattatttatatttttccttatattaataataaattctTTAATCTCCGActttaattcaaaatattttattttagaatcgaaataattttattatattatggcATATTTAAAGTGAAAAGatataaatatgatatttttttattttatttatatttaaatattttaatataaaattgaaaaataaatttgatagatttattaatttttaaacattttttattttgtaatgTAAAAATTATATAACTGTGGCCGATCCAACAGATTATGGAGTTTGGCAAAACCCATCGGCCATCTAATACGTGGCCCATTGCCATGAGCCATGATGGGAGAGGACTCAAACTTGGCATTTTTCTATACGACAATCTTGACACGTGGCACTCCGTATCCCACATTTTATCcatccatcatatcatcatgtcgGCAACGTTTAATCATGTCAAATATCCCAGAGTCCGATATATTATTCTAAATTTGGATTTTTAGACGCGTAGATCCCATTCATgagattaataaaattaataaatatattatttaaataattatttaaattttttgatataATGAATTATTATCTTAAAAAATTTACATAATTTGAGATCATATTGAAATAAGAATAACTATTCTGTGGtcaaattgaattatttatcttatttttattttcaaatctcAGAAACAAgcgtatttttattttcaaattttgaacaaatatctaatattttaaaacatatgtGTACTTGAAAACACCAAGAGATAATAGTAAGAAGATTTCTGTCAGTCATTTCGTGCACATAACAATATCTACGTAAATAATaccaattttttgttttttattgaCAAATTCATAAAACTTGTAATTAAACAAATTCAAAGAAAATCTTTGGGTTCATCTGTCTGTCTCCTTCTCAAGTTTGCTGCCGACTGACTTCACTTGTTCAACTCTTGTTACAGGTGAAGTATATACTCTTTTAGTGATTCTTGCTGAGGATATCTTTCGAATGTGGAAAATGCAGATCATTTCATGGTTACTGGATTTATTTTTATCTTGCTGACTCAATCAccaaatctgggatctctgtgtTCCTTTCTCTAGATTTTTCAGAATTTGTTCCTGATCTAGTATGTgcgttattttatttttatttaattttgggtTCTAGATCTCCATATACGTGGAGTTTTCGAGCTTTTTGAACACAAATTTTGATTAAATGAAATTGAACGCCAAGAAAGATGGAGTTTGACCGTTGATCGAATCGAAAAGTTATGTATGAAATTGTCAATGGACAAAAGTTTCAACCTTTTTCAGATTTGGGTGCGCTTACATCTTGATGATATTGTTTTACGACATCTGTGTGCTCTCTATAATTGATCTGTAACTTTGTGGTGTGTCTTGTTTCTTTAGAACTGAAAACCCGACGTTTAATCACCATTACGAGCTTACCGGTTTGATTGGTTTCTGTTCTTTcaatattgatttttttttcgttttgttattttaaaaagaagttCTGTAACATTTTGACCGTGTTTCTTGATTAGATATGGCATCTTGTGATGAACCTGAGATTGTTGAAAGGGGAGACAAGAAAGACGAAGAGAAAGGTGGATTTATCGAGAAGGTTAAGGATTTCATCCATGACATTGGTGAGAAAATCGAGGAAACTATAGGATTTGGGAAGCCAACGGCTGATGTTACTGCCATTCATATACCTCACATCAATCTTGAAAAGGCAGATATAGTCGTCGATGTTCTCGTGAAGAACCCGAATCCTATCCCGATCCCTCTCATCGACATAAACTACTTAATCGAGAGTGATGGAAGGAAATTGATTTCCGGTTTGATTCCAGATGCTGGAACAATTCATGCACATGGTTCGGAGACAGTTAAGATACCTGTTTGTTTAATATATGATGATGTCAAAAGCACTTATGCTGATATAAAGCCGGGAAGTATCATTCCTTATCGAATTAAGGTTGACCTCATAGTGGATGTGCCGGTTCTTGGAAGGCTTACATTGCCGCTTGAGAAGACCGGAGAGATCCCAATACCCTATAAACCAGATATTGATATTGAGAAGATCCATTTTGAGAAGTTTTCTTTTGAAGAAACCGTTGCAACTCTTCATTTGAAGTTGGAAAATAAGAATGATTTTGACTTGGGGCTTAATGATCTCGACTACGAGATTTGGCTATGTGATGTGAGCATCGGTAGTGCTGATCTCGCAAAATCTGCTAATATTGAAAAGAATGGAATCACCTCCATCGACATTCCCATTACTTTTAGGCCAAAGGATTGTGGTTCTGCTGTTTGGGACATGATTCGGGGAAGAGGAACTGGATATTCCATGAAAGGAAATATCAACGTGGACACTCCTTTTGGGCCCATGAAGCTACCAATTTCGAGGGAGGGTGGTACCACTCGTCTTAAGAAGAAGAAGGAAGATGGaggtgatgatgatgatgatgatgatgaggtaTTGTAAGAGCAGTTCCTAGTTGTGCTGCGTGATTCTTTCATTTTCTCATTTGGTAATAAATATCATTCACGTTTTGAGACATTTTGAGTGTGGTACGTGCAAGCAAACCTTCCACTTCTCTCTTCCATCCCGACACGCGTTTCAAACTACCACCATGGTTACTAAAAGTCTATTCTAGATTGTAAATTTTCTCTGTTATCCTCTTAACTCGAGTCTTGTTCCTGAGGTGGCTTTCctgtttcttttttttcttgtgTAATTGCATCATGATCTGAGATTACACTATATCATGATTCACGCATGTTCGGCACAAAGACATACATTATTTTTCACCGGAACACTCTTTGAAAATACCCTTCCTATTAATGCTCTAATGTGTTGATTCATGTTTTACAGGAATGAGGATGATACTCACTGGTGCTGGTTGCTTTTATCTTCTgttacaaataaaataaatgtatCTGAAATTGAACTTAGGTATCCTTGTCAAGACTCAATGTAAGAAGATGAATTTGGTTACTTTGTTTTTCCATCAGTATATGGTTGAGGATTTGTAGAGGACCACAGTTTCTTGAAATGTTTTGAATTAGAGAGGTATTATTAATGAGTGATTTGAAGTTTTGAGCGCTTGATCATAAAATCTATTTTGATTctaatttgcattaaaataatgtGATTTTTGTAGCGAACACAACATCCATATCTGATCTATTTacttcaaattttatatcaaagtattctcgaatttttttttacatatattaaatcttgttttttatttaatatttttttacaaatttaacaatataatcATGAGTGAtacttatattatattattattacatttaaataataatattttaatttataatttaattataaattaataaataataacattataaaaataaataaaatgatttcaCCAAATTTGGCGCAGGGCATTAGGAGACGGGACGCTGCCCAAAATAAATACTAGTGTATTCTTAAAATATGCACGTAATTTGGTTCATCCTTTGGTCACTGGTGGTGAGATTTTTCccaatttcataaataaataaataaataataataatatttaaataaaaaaactgcacaaatcaaatttttttttttcaaattcaattaaggaaaaaaatatttttcaatgtttctGGTGTGATTATGATCAATTTTCTGTAGTTCAACCCAACGAATTGGTTTATTACCCGAGACATCATTTAGAAAGACCTTGCAAAATTGTTGTTCTGACCGTATGACAAAGACAAACCCTCCAATGCTTCaattaaaaggaaaaatatagttCAAAAAGTATTTGTCATAGAGAAAACAATGGAgagaagaaataaaagaaaccACCATCAACATTGTAACAAAATATATACCGCCTGCTCATAATTTCTCTCTCCTTTAGTCCATCAAAAGTGGCCAATTTACAAACAAAAACAACGTCACATCCCTAACCATTTCCAGATTGTTTCTACTACGTAAAGATTACACTCGTATTCAAGCTGGTTGTGGATCAGCAACCTTAGGCGATGCATCTTCATTCAACACAGCTAATTTCGAATATTATTATATGAGAAGAAAATTAAGTAGAGGGAGAAGTGTAGGGAGAGATTTTCATCATAAGATAAGGAGTCCTTATCTTCTCAAGGAGCCACACGACTTGCAGCTGGGTGGAGCAAAAATGGAGGAAGATGATGCTCTAATACTGCCAGTAACTCTGTCCTCTGGCCCGGCTCGTCTAGTACCACCCCTCCAAGTCTTCTTGCAGCTTCCACCAACTGCCCGCGATGCTTTTGTGATAATAGACGACCTCCGGCCTTGATGCACTCCCTGTACAAAGGCATGTATGCTATCGCCACCCTCAAGGGGCCAGGTAAATCACTTAAACAGATTGGAGATTCGCCCCATTTCAAAATTTGAACCAAGTTCGAGAAATGTACTTCTCCTTGTCTCAGTCCATCCAAGAAAGCTGCCTCTGACCAGTACTCTTGAAGAAAATCCCTGAGCTCGGGGGCAACAGGCTCATCTTCAGATCTGGCGATTGTGTCAGCAACAGCATAAGTAGCAGCAGGATCCCGTAAAAAGTCTGAATGGAGGAGAAACGCTACCCCATCAAGAGACCCACCACTTCTTTCACCTGCCGCCTTCAGAATTTCGATGCTGAGGGCAGCAAGAATGTGCTGGGGAACGTGGGGCAGAAGATATGCTGCAGCCTCGACTTGACTGCTTGATGTGGCAGCTGTGAGGGCGAGGCACAGTTCCATGTCTCGGCAACCCCTTTGAACAAACCACTCAACAACTGGTATGCAACCCCTCTCAGCAGCTCGCATCAGAGGACCCAAGAAAGCCATAGCATTACCCTCCTCCACTAGACACTCCATTGTACCGATTTTACCATAATGTGAAGCGAAACCCAATGCCAGATCAACATCCACATCCAAGCTGTTTCTTTGAGCAATCTAGCACCCAAAGTGAACCAAAACACATTAACATAGAGTATTAAACGAAGTTATCCAGTTCAAAACTTACAAGTGCAAGTTTCCAGAAGAATATAACACACGGGATTGCTCAAAATTGAATGAATGTGCAAAGAAAGTTAAGTCAACAGCAGCATCAGAACATATAATAGCATGGAAAAAACACAATGATCAAGTCAAAAGGGACAGAATTTGCAAAAACATCCAGGATTGTTGCTAAATGTCCATGGAAACAAATACCACAGCCTAAGTAACATTCAACCAACACCAgggaaataaaaaaattaaaacaagtcAACCAAGAAACAGACTTCAGAATTCCGACAATGAACAAAGCATAAACAAACAAAGTCCAGCTACTTCAGGGAAAGGTCCTTGTTGTTATGCTAATTGTTCTAGCGCCTGATGGCATCTAACCAAAGCCGTTGGTTTTGCCACAGAATGTTTACAAGCTTAAAATTCATAGATATCAGTAAGTAATGGCCAAGATGAGACCTTAAGTAGCGATGTGTGGTATGAACCCATCATTTAACTTATAGAATCGCCTGAAAGAAAAGCACAATAGAGTAAAGCATTGCCTGCCACTAAACGTCTAAATGTCTCTATTTCTTTCCTAGGAAGTTTCATGATGTAATCCATACCATAAATTCAAAGCCAGAGTAAATGACACATTGATCTTGGCAATATCTTGTACGGTTTATTGTATTTGGTCTGCTAGGAACAGAATGTATTTGATGGTTTAATGCCATGTGTTGATTCTCTCTTCGTTAAAATTCAGTTGCATTTATTTAGGGACATGTATTACTTATAACCTCATGAATCATCTTGCAGACTTAGTTGTGTAGCCTGTCATTGACTTGCGCTGGCCTGGATTGAAAACTATCAGTACATTGCTTATgatcaattaaattaattttactgattaggaaaaaaaattatagccTATACATTTGCAACAATCTAAGGACAATAGCTGATAAACAAAACGTAGGACCAGGGATTAGACAACAGATATAGGGAAGTGTATCATCTGGTGCGTGAGGACTGAGGAGGAGGGGAACGGGGGGTTTGGGGCGAAAAGAAGCATCATCAAAGGATAAAAGATTGTACAATAATATGGAAAAGATTGTGTAACAATTTTACCAATTAGTTGTTATTTGATAGGATTGTCAAATATTGTAAACGTGGTAGGATGATACTCTGATTTTGGTTGGATGATATTCAGTCTTCTAATTTTGTGGGATTAGATTAGCTCGTGATCTCAATATAAGATGTAATTGTATCTATGAAATAACACACATCAGTTATCTATCTTCAAAAGCCATGTTCATTTCTGCAAAGATGCTAAAGGAATTTAAGTACAAGCTTTAAAAAGGTGTCATATGAGCTACTGATTTCAGGACTTGCAAAGATAATGGCTAAAGTAACAACATAAATGAAATGGAGAAAGGAAAAAGGGTGGAAAATGAAAGTCAAATCAGAATTCAATGAAAGGATAGACATCAAGCAGCACACCAAATTGTCCAAAAAAATTTGTAATGTGGCACTACTGAAACCGCCAATGGCATGCTCATAAAATGAAAAAGAGATTATAATAGTTCACCAAATCATTGCTTAACAGCAATAAAATGTGATTACCTGCAATAAAATGCGAACAAGCTCTGTGCTCCCAAATCGTGAGGCCTCCAGAAAACATTGGTTGACATTGTCTGCGCCCCCCTCAACCAGCATACCCAACAGTCCTTGGATTGCTGTTGCAGATAAACCTGATGACCAACCAGGATCAAATGAACTAGAAAAGAGCGTAAGTGGGAAGCAAGCTGCATCAAATGCCTCTGTAAAATCTTTTCCAGTGAGATGGTTGCCAGTAATATCTAAAAAGGTCTTAAAAGCAGACAACTGGAGCTGGATTCCGACAGCAGAGGGATGACCCACTCTATCCCTATTACTCTGGCAACGAGAATGGAAGCTTATACATTTAAGAGCCCATTCAGTAAATTTCTGAACCTTGGCACCAGCTTCAGCCTTCAAAACTTCATCTCCATTGCATTCCTGCAGCCTTTCATGCAACCTAGTAGAACAGTACACTAAAActctcaaaacatgaaaaacatgtgaAAATTACAAGGAATGCAAAGAAAATGAAATATAACAACATTCACATTTTGTTTTCATCGTACGGACTA
This window of the Primulina tabacum isolate GXHZ01 chromosome 4, ASM2559414v2, whole genome shotgun sequence genome carries:
- the LOC142542272 gene encoding ankyrin repeat protein SKIP35-like, which produces MEAKKVFVAGRESEIGSEIGSRSLDTEGEVNIEQRQCSDDDLMEMEIETADAEKSSLSDEDEYGTDIVGFSSEKSGGGSPNNVIFSREAPLVTKEDLSTSVCTFGAEKLKSRLAASERNHGKNERKLSRVDRIELGRLFQGAVSARDWELAESLILLADFQTLNDALCISLDSIWFSSTHQELDGITGLIRKIIANGAYDFTRAALRTSFLASCITACQSRTMSLADTVNVMAQRLHERLQECNGDEVLKAEAGAKVQKFTEWALKCISFHSRCQSNRDRVGHPSAVGIQLQLSAFKTFLDITGNHLTGKDFTEAFDAACFPLTLFSSSFDPGWSSGLSATAIQGLLGMLVEGGADNVNQCFLEASRFGSTELVRILLQIAQRNSLDVDVDLALGFASHYGKIGTMECLVEEGNAMAFLGPLMRAAERGCIPVVEWFVQRGCRDMELCLALTAATSSSQVEAAAYLLPHVPQHILAALSIEILKAAGERSGGSLDGVAFLLHSDFLRDPAATYAVADTIARSEDEPVAPELRDFLQEYWSEAAFLDGLRQGEVHFSNLVQILKWGESPICLSDLPGPLRVAIAYMPLYRECIKAGGRLLSQKHRGQLVEAARRLGGVVLDEPGQRTELLAVLEHHLPPFLLHPAASRVAP
- the LOC142542271 gene encoding desiccation-related protein At2g46140 isoform X1; amino-acid sequence: MASCDEPEIVERGDKKDEEKGGFIEKVKDFIHDIGEKIEETIGFGKPTADVTAIHIPHINLEKADIVVDVLVKNPNPIPIPLIDINYLIESDGRKLISGLIPDAGTIHAHGSETVKIPVCLIYDDVKSTYADIKPGSIIPYRIKVDLIVDVPVLGRLTLPLEKTGEIPIPYKPDIDIEKIHFEKFSFEETVATLHLKLENKNDFDLGLNDLDYEIWLCDVSIGSADLAKSANIEKNGITSIDIPITFRPKDCGSAVWDMIRGRGTGYSMKGNINVDTPFGPMKLPISREGGTTRLKKKKEDGGDDDDDDDEVL
- the LOC142542271 gene encoding desiccation-related protein At2g46140 isoform X4 — encoded protein: MASCDEPEIVERGDKKDEEKGGFIEKVKDFIHDIGEKIEETIGFGKPTADVTAIHIPHINLEKADIVVDVLVKNPNPIPIPLIDINYLIESDGRKLISGLIPDAGTIHAHGSETVKIPVCLIYDDVKSTYADIKPGSIIPYRIKVDLIVDVPVLGRLTLPLEKTGEIPIPYKPDIDIEKIHFEKFSFEETVATLHLKLENKNDFDLGLNDLDYEIWLCDVSIGSADLAKSANIEKNGITSIDIPITFRPKDCGSAVWDMIRGRGTGYSMKGNINVDTPFGPMKLPISREGGTTRLKKKKEDGGDDDDDEE
- the LOC142542271 gene encoding desiccation-related protein At2g46140 isoform X2, coding for MASCDEPEIVERGDKKDEEKGGFIEKVKDFIHDIGEKIEETIGFGKPTADVTAIHIPHINLEKADIVVDVLVKNPNPIPIPLIDINYLIESDGRKLISGLIPDAGTIHAHGSETVKIPVCLIYDDVKSTYADIKPGSIIPYRIKVDLIVDVPVLGRLTLPLEKTGEIPIPYKPDIDIEKIHFEKFSFEETVATLHLKLENKNDFDLGLNDLDYEIWLCDVSIGSADLAKSANIEKNGITSIDIPITFRPKDCGSAVWDMIRGRGTGYSMKGNINVDTPFGPMKLPISREGGTTRLKKKKEDGGDDDDDDDEE
- the LOC142542271 gene encoding desiccation-related protein At2g46140 isoform X3; this translates as MASCDEPEIVERGDKKDEEKGGFIEKVKDFIHDIGEKIEETIGFGKPTADVTAIHIPHINLEKADIVVDVLVKNPNPIPIPLIDINYLIESDGRKLISGLIPDAGTIHAHGSETVKIPVCLIYDDVKSTYADIKPGSIIPYRIKVDLIVDVPVLGRLTLPLEKTGEIPIPYKPDIDIEKIHFEKFSFEETVATLHLKLENKNDFDLGLNDLDYEIWLCDVSIGSADLAKSANIEKNGITSIDIPITFRPKDCGSAVWDMIRGRGTGYSMKGNINVDTPFGPMKLPISREGGTTRLKKKKEDGGDDDDDDEE